Part of the Sulfolobales archaeon genome, ATTGAGGGAGTAGAGATAAATAACAGCAGAATCCCACCCGAGGTTGTGAGAAGAATGGTTGGCATGGTGTTCCAGATACCAAATCCTCTTCCCCACATGTCTATATATGACAACGTTGCTATAGGTCCTAAGTATAACAAGCTTGTGAGAAGCAAGAAAGAACTTGATGAACTGGTGAGATGGGCTCTTGAAAGAGCTTATCTATGGGATGAAGTTAAGGATAGACTAAGAGATCCTGCGAGCAAGCTCTCAGGAGGACAGCAACAGAGGCTATGCATAGCTAGAGCTCTTGCTATGAAGCCTAAGGTTCTTCTAATGGATGAACCTACATCAAATCTAGATCCGGTGGGTACTTCGAAAATAGAAGAACTGATAATAGATCTTAAGAAGATAGTTACAATAGTACTAGTAGCACACTCACCATTCCAAGCATCGAGAGTATCTGACTACATAGCATTCATATACGGAGGAGAGCTAATTGAAGTAGGCACAGCCTCAGAAATCTTCACCAGACCTAGGAATGCTCTTACCGAGAAGTATGTGACCGGGAGGATCGGGTGACAGGTTTGAAGCCTATAGATCTTGCCATAGAAAGAATTAGAGACAAGATCTCTGAGATGAGTGGATTAATAGAGCAAATAATAAATGAAATGAGTAAAGGATTTTACAGAGTAGAGGATATATCAGATCAGGTTAATAAGGTAAGATTACTAAGAACAGAGATCCACTCTCTAGTGACAGAGGCTATAGCAAGATATCAACCTGCGGCATCAGATCTTAGATATCTTCTTGCTAGTCTGGAAATATCATATGGGTTATTCAGATTCTCTAGATACGCTCTGGACATAGCATACATGATAAAAAGATTTAGAGAGGATACGAAAATGACATGTGAATTTACCATGTCTAGAGAGATCCTCCCAC contains:
- a CDS encoding phosphate ABC transporter ATP-binding protein, which encodes MNGNSRDNYIIRVKDLNVWLGEKHILKNISLDIPRNTVFTIMGPSGSGKSTLLRTLNRTIDLIPGAKVSGEIYIEGVEINNSRIPPEVVRRMVGMVFQIPNPLPHMSIYDNVAIGPKYNKLVRSKKELDELVRWALERAYLWDEVKDRLRDPASKLSGGQQQRLCIARALAMKPKVLLMDEPTSNLDPVGTSKIEELIIDLKKIVTIVLVAHSPFQASRVSDYIAFIYGGELIEVGTASEIFTRPRNALTEKYVTGRIG
- a CDS encoding PhoU domain-containing protein, whose amino-acid sequence is MTGLKPIDLAIERIRDKISEMSGLIEQIINEMSKGFYRVEDISDQVNKVRLLRTEIHSLVTEAIARYQPAASDLRYLLASLEISYGLFRFSRYALDIAYMIKRFREDTKMTCEFTMSREILPHVLEMMKESIASFIEKDSKKANRVISLDSHVDKMFSETVGRAFSTGERCALLDLVISIYLERIADHSVYIASETLFMI